From Humisphaera borealis, the proteins below share one genomic window:
- a CDS encoding prepilin-type N-terminal cleavage/methylation domain-containing protein, producing MSQFKACIGKKSLPRRSAFSMIELVIVVVIIGIIAAIAIPRMSRGSAAAADSAVASNLAVLRNAIDLYHTEHQGTYPPVATFADQLTKYSNIDGTTTSATKDTATGVIYGPYLRAVPQISVGAKKGSSGVAAADAAGVAWIYDVSTGSVTANALGNDQAGKAYSAY from the coding sequence ATGTCGCAGTTCAAAGCCTGTATCGGAAAGAAGTCGTTGCCGCGTCGATCGGCGTTCAGCATGATCGAGCTTGTCATCGTGGTGGTGATCATCGGGATCATCGCGGCGATTGCGATCCCTCGGATGAGCCGTGGTTCCGCCGCCGCCGCCGACTCGGCCGTCGCGTCGAACCTTGCGGTGCTTCGCAATGCGATCGATCTCTATCACACGGAGCACCAAGGAACCTACCCGCCGGTCGCGACGTTCGCCGACCAGTTGACCAAGTACAGCAATATTGACGGCACGACGACCTCGGCGACCAAGGACACCGCGACCGGCGTGATCTACGGTCCATACCTGCGTGCGGTGCCGCAGATTTCTGTGGGCGCGAAGAAGGGCAGCAGCGGCGTAGCCGCCGCCGACGCGGCCGGCGTGGCCTGGATCTACGACGTCTCGACCGGGTCCGTTACCGCCAACGCCCTCGGAAACGATCAGGCCGGCAAGGCGTACTCGGCCTACTAA
- a CDS encoding Kelch repeat-containing protein, which yields MSVAREKAPSLSKRRKGLELLEKLEHRTLFAAAPVSVNFQPTAAPAVSGFLVDGGLVYGNRGNGQTYGWTVSHTTSAFDRNKIADQRLDTHVAVRAGARWELAVPNGQYQVKVTVGDSGAASTNNIWLEGSTWAIKSVSLAAGKFLTQTQTLQVNDGRLTVGVGSAANLATRIDSIEIVPVVPPTTPTTTPPTTPPTTPPTVPPTVPPTVPPTVPPTVPPTVPISISGLMLVNATTDSDIGLVVADQTIEVASTGINLHAVTGGPVGSVQFLIDGLTAKVETSAPYAIGGDAAPDFLAWNAPLGTHLVKAVAYTGAEASGEIAATYEVSLTFVAPPPIVPPTVPPTVPPTVPPTVPPTVPPTVPPVVAAHSLDLIDAATETKIVTLADGAVIDMNVVGTRLNLEAVTTFVGGSIQFLVDSTPMVTVDTSPYTLGGYTAGDYLDWKPASGAHVYKAVLYSATGAGGTVLAETTINVTVYDVGDVVPPPTTPPTTPPTVPPTVPPTVPPTVPPTVPPTVPPTVPPPPPPPTALVKINFQPASAPTVGGYLVDSGQVYGSRNGLSYGWNATHTDVVIDRNKNNDQKLDTHVAMKKGAAWELAVPNGVYTVKVGVGDSNQASRDNVWVEGNWLFNYVDLPANQFASRTVTVTVADGKLSIQNGSAAAGITRIDFVEVYQGALTTQPFATSISWQAAAPSPVKRAEAVGSLVGGKLYVMSGFDGTVLPGSTNFWVAIPRCDVYDPATNTWTRIADMPEVFTHSTGVVVGTTIWFVGGYLGNHPGSGTTHVWKYDTIANTWSQGPDLPEARGAGAAVLIGNTIYYTAGMEATRTANKHETWALDLDNTSAGWVAKAPILTGRNHVGAIAFDGKLWAVGGQIAQEEDTIGLSAMEYYDPATDTWVAKASIPVPRSHLTAGVFIYQGRICFAGGDPGHDDPKTEVFAYNPVTDSWSIMGYLPLPRSTMVAGALPDGRIVVSTGNGPGATAQTWIGTPV from the coding sequence ATGTCAGTCGCAAGGGAAAAAGCACCCTCGCTTTCGAAGCGTCGCAAAGGTCTTGAACTGCTCGAAAAGCTGGAACATCGAACACTGTTCGCCGCCGCTCCGGTTTCCGTGAACTTCCAACCCACCGCCGCCCCGGCCGTTTCGGGGTTTCTGGTTGATGGCGGGCTTGTCTATGGCAACCGCGGAAACGGACAAACCTACGGGTGGACGGTTTCGCACACCACCTCGGCTTTTGACCGCAACAAGATCGCCGATCAGCGGCTCGACACCCATGTTGCCGTCAGGGCCGGTGCCCGGTGGGAACTTGCCGTGCCCAACGGGCAATACCAGGTGAAGGTGACGGTCGGCGACTCGGGTGCCGCGTCGACCAACAACATCTGGCTCGAAGGATCGACCTGGGCGATCAAATCCGTCAGCCTGGCGGCGGGCAAGTTCCTGACCCAGACGCAGACGCTGCAGGTCAACGACGGACGACTGACCGTCGGCGTGGGATCGGCCGCAAACCTGGCGACCCGGATCGACTCGATCGAGATCGTGCCGGTCGTTCCGCCGACGACGCCGACGACGACACCTCCGACGACGCCACCCACAACGCCTCCAACGGTTCCGCCCACCGTGCCACCTACTGTACCCCCCACAGTGCCTCCGACCGTTCCGCCCACGGTGCCCATCTCCATATCAGGCCTGATGCTGGTTAACGCGACCACCGACAGCGACATCGGCCTTGTCGTCGCCGACCAGACGATCGAAGTCGCTTCCACCGGCATCAACCTGCACGCGGTCACCGGCGGGCCGGTGGGGTCGGTGCAGTTCCTGATTGACGGACTGACGGCCAAGGTCGAGACCAGTGCGCCGTACGCGATCGGCGGCGATGCGGCCCCCGATTTCCTGGCCTGGAACGCCCCGCTGGGAACACACCTGGTCAAGGCCGTCGCCTATACCGGCGCTGAAGCCTCCGGCGAGATCGCGGCGACCTACGAAGTTTCACTGACGTTCGTCGCGCCGCCCCCGATCGTGCCCCCTACGGTGCCTCCCACAGTTCCTCCCACCGTCCCGCCCACCGTTCCCCCGACGGTTCCTCCCACCGTGCCTCCGGTCGTCGCTGCGCACTCGCTCGACCTGATCGACGCCGCGACCGAGACGAAGATCGTGACGCTCGCCGACGGCGCCGTCATCGACATGAACGTCGTCGGCACCCGGCTCAACCTGGAAGCGGTGACGACATTCGTTGGCGGGAGCATCCAGTTCCTGGTGGACAGCACCCCCATGGTGACGGTCGATACCTCGCCGTACACCCTCGGCGGGTACACCGCCGGCGACTACCTCGACTGGAAGCCGGCCTCGGGTGCTCATGTCTACAAGGCCGTCCTTTACAGCGCGACGGGTGCCGGCGGGACCGTCCTGGCCGAGACGACGATCAACGTGACGGTGTATGACGTCGGCGACGTCGTGCCGCCGCCCACGACACCGCCCACCACGCCCCCAACGGTGCCACCCACCGTGCCGCCGACGGTTCCCCCCACTGTTCCACCGACTGTGCCGCCGACCGTTCCGCCCACTGTTCCTCCGCCGCCGCCTCCTCCCACCGCGCTGGTGAAGATTAACTTCCAACCCGCGTCAGCGCCGACGGTCGGCGGATACCTGGTCGATTCCGGCCAGGTGTACGGCAGCCGTAACGGACTGTCGTACGGCTGGAATGCGACCCACACCGATGTGGTCATCGATCGCAACAAGAACAACGACCAGAAGCTCGATACCCATGTCGCAATGAAAAAGGGCGCCGCCTGGGAGCTCGCCGTGCCGAACGGCGTGTACACCGTGAAGGTGGGCGTCGGCGACTCCAACCAGGCGTCGCGTGACAACGTCTGGGTGGAAGGCAACTGGCTGTTTAACTACGTCGATCTGCCGGCGAACCAGTTCGCATCCAGAACCGTCACCGTGACCGTCGCCGACGGGAAGCTGTCGATTCAGAACGGCAGCGCCGCCGCCGGTATTACACGGATTGACTTCGTCGAGGTCTACCAGGGCGCTCTGACGACGCAACCATTCGCGACAAGCATTTCCTGGCAGGCCGCCGCGCCAAGCCCGGTCAAGCGCGCCGAAGCCGTGGGCAGCCTGGTCGGCGGAAAGCTCTACGTGATGAGCGGGTTCGACGGCACAGTCTTGCCGGGAAGCACGAACTTCTGGGTGGCCATTCCCCGGTGCGATGTCTACGACCCGGCAACCAACACCTGGACCCGGATCGCCGACATGCCCGAAGTGTTCACTCACTCCACCGGCGTGGTGGTCGGGACGACGATCTGGTTCGTCGGCGGATACCTCGGCAATCACCCCGGCTCCGGAACGACGCATGTCTGGAAGTACGACACGATTGCCAACACCTGGTCGCAGGGGCCGGACCTGCCCGAAGCCCGCGGCGCAGGCGCTGCAGTCCTGATCGGCAACACCATCTATTACACCGCCGGCATGGAAGCGACCCGCACCGCCAACAAGCACGAAACCTGGGCGCTCGATCTGGACAACACGTCAGCCGGCTGGGTGGCCAAGGCCCCGATTCTCACCGGGCGAAATCACGTCGGTGCCATCGCGTTCGACGGCAAGCTCTGGGCGGTCGGAGGGCAGATCGCCCAGGAGGAAGACACCATCGGCCTGTCCGCCATGGAATACTACGATCCCGCGACCGACACCTGGGTCGCGAAGGCGAGCATTCCCGTCCCAAGGTCCCATCTGACGGCCGGCGTGTTCATCTACCAGGGGCGAATCTGCTTCGCGGGCGGCGACCCCGGCCATGACGATCCGAAAACCGAGGTGTTTGCTTACAACCCGGTCACGGACAGTTGGTCGATCATGGGCTATCTGCCGCTGCCGCGCAGCACAATGGTCGCCGGGGCACTACCCGACGGACGCATCGTCGTCTCTACAGGCAATGGCCCGGGCGCGACCGCCCAGACCTGGATCGGCACGCCGGTCTGA
- a CDS encoding aldo/keto reductase, giving the protein MKYRRLGKTDLQVSVIGVGTWQYGGEWGRDFSQGEVTDILHRAGDLGINFIDTAECYGDHLSEMLIGGAISSARQNWIIATKFGHKYHGYLNRSEPRTPTDIVEQLEGSLRALRTDYIDIYQYHSMRNSEFDDMGVRDVLQKAKQAGKIRHIGSSISPNDNTHQTDGATAADVETIQVIYNRLDRKPEEKVLPSCQKQDLGVLARVPLASGLLSGKYRPGVAFPQGDVRHGKPQDQIDEQLREVARIQREEVPSGVSMATWALAWCLRHPAVSCVIPGCKSVEQLETNAAAADLD; this is encoded by the coding sequence ATGAAGTATAGAAGACTGGGCAAAACGGACCTTCAGGTGTCGGTCATTGGCGTGGGCACCTGGCAGTATGGCGGGGAATGGGGCAGGGACTTTTCGCAGGGTGAAGTCACCGACATCCTTCACCGGGCGGGTGACCTCGGCATCAACTTCATCGATACCGCCGAATGCTACGGTGACCACCTCTCCGAGATGCTCATCGGCGGAGCTATTTCGTCAGCGCGGCAGAACTGGATCATCGCAACCAAGTTCGGCCATAAGTACCACGGCTACCTGAACCGGTCTGAGCCGCGTACGCCGACCGACATCGTCGAACAACTGGAAGGTTCGCTTCGCGCCCTGCGAACTGATTACATCGACATCTATCAATATCATTCAATGCGCAACTCGGAGTTCGACGACATGGGTGTGCGTGATGTGCTTCAGAAAGCGAAGCAGGCGGGGAAAATCCGGCACATCGGGTCGTCGATCAGCCCGAACGACAACACCCACCAGACCGACGGCGCAACCGCCGCCGACGTCGAAACAATTCAGGTCATCTACAACCGACTGGATCGCAAGCCCGAGGAGAAGGTGCTGCCTTCCTGCCAGAAGCAGGATCTGGGCGTGCTGGCCCGCGTGCCGTTGGCCAGCGGCCTGCTGAGCGGCAAGTACCGGCCGGGCGTCGCCTTTCCGCAGGGAGATGTCCGTCACGGCAAGCCCCAGGATCAGATCGACGAACAACTCCGCGAAGTCGCGAGGATACAGCGCGAGGAAGTGCCGTCCGGCGTGAGCATGGCGACCTGGGCGCTGGCATGGTGCCTGCGACACCCGGCCGTCTCGTGCGTTATCCCGGGATGCAAAAGCGTGGAACAGTTAGAAACCAACGCGGCGGCGGCGGATCTGGATTAG
- a CDS encoding beta-propeller domain-containing protein translates to MRLSLSACFLMLGLITGPATAEQAAPTGRRVLALDYSVKRLAMVDSAGKVLWQRETKGSHDLHQLPNGNILVGDGWTRVIEIQPAQGGNAEKVVWEYDAAKQNRTDGKKVEVHAFQRLADGNTMIAESGPARIIEVDKDCKLVKEIKLKTVHPSTHSDTRLARKLDNGHYLVCQEADGTLREYDGDGKVVWEYEVPLFDKKPAGGHGPEAWGNHLFGAVRLPSGNTLIATGNGHSVIEVTPAKEVVWHLKQNDIPGVTLAWVTTLQVLPNGNIVIGNCHAGDKNPQIVEVSREKKLVWQYKDFKLFGNAMSNSLVID, encoded by the coding sequence ATGCGTCTCTCTCTTAGCGCGTGCTTTCTGATGCTCGGCCTGATCACCGGGCCCGCCACTGCCGAACAAGCTGCCCCTACCGGACGTCGAGTCCTGGCGCTCGACTACTCGGTCAAGCGTCTCGCGATGGTCGATTCGGCCGGCAAAGTCCTCTGGCAGCGCGAGACAAAGGGCAGCCACGACCTGCATCAGCTACCCAACGGCAACATTCTTGTCGGCGACGGCTGGACGCGCGTCATTGAGATCCAGCCCGCGCAGGGAGGCAATGCCGAGAAGGTCGTCTGGGAGTACGACGCCGCGAAGCAGAACCGGACCGACGGCAAGAAGGTCGAGGTTCACGCGTTCCAGCGGCTCGCCGACGGCAACACGATGATCGCCGAGTCGGGGCCCGCGCGAATCATCGAGGTGGACAAGGACTGCAAGCTTGTGAAGGAGATCAAGCTCAAGACCGTTCACCCCAGCACCCACAGCGACACCCGGCTCGCCCGCAAGCTGGACAACGGCCATTACCTGGTCTGCCAGGAAGCCGACGGCACACTGCGAGAATATGACGGCGATGGGAAGGTGGTCTGGGAGTACGAAGTGCCCCTGTTCGACAAGAAGCCCGCGGGCGGCCACGGCCCGGAGGCCTGGGGAAACCACCTCTTCGGCGCCGTCCGTCTGCCGAGCGGCAATACGCTGATCGCGACCGGCAACGGACACTCTGTCATTGAAGTCACCCCGGCGAAGGAAGTCGTCTGGCACCTGAAGCAGAACGACATTCCCGGCGTCACGCTGGCATGGGTCACCACGCTGCAGGTTCTGCCCAATGGCAACATCGTCATCGGCAACTGCCACGCAGGCGACAAGAATCCGCAGATCGTCGAAGTGTCGCGGGAGAAGAAACTCGTCTGGCAGTACAAGGACTTCAAGCTGTTCGGTAACGCGATGTCGAACAGCCTGGTGATAGACTGA
- a CDS encoding HAD family hydrolase, producing the protein MSLITPDQTPAAVLFDMDGTLTEPMLDFPRIKREMGIGDQPILEALAAMSPGDRAAAEAVLLRHEGEAARLSRLNPGCREVLALLERSGIRTALITRNSRSSVQTVLQTHQLAIQVLISREDAAPKPDPEPLYHACRRLDVSPGEVWMVGDGEFDVQAGLNAGARTVWVSHGRLKHFPETPWQEVTDLWALEALLGKHLTP; encoded by the coding sequence ATGTCGCTGATCACTCCAGACCAGACCCCCGCCGCCGTCCTGTTCGATATGGATGGCACGTTGACAGAGCCTATGCTCGACTTCCCGCGCATCAAGCGGGAAATGGGGATCGGCGACCAGCCGATCCTGGAAGCGCTGGCAGCGATGTCGCCCGGCGACCGCGCCGCCGCCGAGGCCGTCCTGCTTCGCCATGAAGGCGAAGCCGCCCGGCTGTCGCGGCTGAACCCCGGCTGCCGCGAAGTGCTGGCGTTGCTCGAACGCAGCGGCATTCGCACGGCGCTCATCACCCGCAACAGCCGATCGAGCGTGCAGACGGTGCTGCAGACGCACCAACTGGCGATCCAGGTGCTGATCAGCCGCGAAGACGCCGCCCCCAAGCCCGATCCCGAGCCGCTGTATCACGCCTGTCGGCGGCTGGACGTCTCGCCCGGCGAAGTCTGGATGGTCGGCGACGGCGAGTTTGACGTTCAGGCCGGCCTGAACGCGGGCGCGAGAACGGTCTGGGTCAGTCACGGCCGCTTGAAGCATTTTCCCGAGACGCCTTGGCAGGAAGTAACCGATTTATGGGCCCTCGAAGCGCTGTTGGGCAAGCATCTGACCCCGTAG
- a CDS encoding LolA family protein: MKRTPTRIASLVLPLVMGSTLACAQPAPGGNPAPVNPVAPAGGPAVPAGAPNVDAILDQLDQRGQTLDTFVADVELMEEDATLATENTRVGKLWYQKLPDGSVRLRIAFTDRLTKNAKQNDPIDYVLEGGRLIERQHAKKLEVRRQILKPGEKLNPFKLGEGPVPLPIGQKKEDVKKQFDVTAAKPDKEDPAGTSHVMLRPRANTSLSRKFSLIDVWVDQKSQMPAKIMTADRKEENIKTTTLKNIQINPKLADEDFKLPAIDETKWNVTVETLKE; the protein is encoded by the coding sequence ATGAAACGAACGCCGACACGAATCGCCTCACTGGTTCTGCCGCTGGTCATGGGATCGACGCTCGCCTGCGCGCAGCCGGCGCCCGGTGGCAACCCCGCCCCGGTGAATCCGGTTGCCCCCGCGGGCGGACCCGCCGTGCCGGCCGGTGCGCCGAATGTCGACGCGATCCTCGACCAGCTCGACCAGCGCGGGCAGACGCTCGACACCTTTGTCGCCGATGTCGAGCTGATGGAGGAAGACGCCACGCTCGCGACCGAGAACACACGCGTCGGCAAGCTCTGGTATCAGAAGCTCCCGGATGGATCGGTCCGCCTGCGCATCGCGTTCACCGACCGTCTGACCAAAAACGCCAAGCAGAACGACCCGATCGACTATGTGTTGGAAGGCGGCCGGCTCATCGAGCGTCAGCACGCCAAGAAGCTGGAAGTCCGCCGGCAGATCCTCAAGCCCGGCGAGAAGCTGAACCCCTTCAAGCTCGGCGAAGGCCCGGTGCCTCTGCCGATCGGCCAGAAGAAGGAAGACGTCAAAAAGCAGTTCGACGTGACGGCGGCCAAGCCCGACAAGGAAGACCCCGCCGGGACGTCGCATGTGATGCTCCGCCCCAGGGCGAACACGTCGCTTTCGCGAAAGTTCAGCCTGATCGACGTCTGGGTCGACCAGAAGTCGCAGATGCCGGCGAAGATCATGACCGCCGACCGGAAGGAAGAGAACATCAAGACGACGACGCTGAAGAACATCCAGATCAACCCGAAGCTGGCGGATGAAGACTTCAAGCTGCCGGCGATCGACGAGACGAAATGGAATGTGACGGTGGAGACGCTGAAGGAGTGA
- a CDS encoding M48 family metalloprotease, which yields MFRAASHSLSRKFFLAVARSVVVVSLGVTLLLGSGCASDKAVIAQANEFHGELSKAVITDPELSTYIQTVGDRVVTIAAKRFSQGYRPKSKVDEASDWMFSKAMEFHFVNSKTLNAFTTGGEHMYVYTELFRQSTSEDALAAVMAHEYGHVFGRHIHNGMNRQMAVLLGSGAAAAAGYVAGGEEYAGYGAGLGMLAGGLANAGFSRSDESEADKIGFDFYVGAGWHPDHFADFFRTILKIEQKAGGGGSDFMSTHPATAERVANAEKWAAEWKAKHPDWQQKLKPPVANAAQFARLQQRSIEVGKAMPDDKSLNQATLLAALPRSCMFPDEPHPPEVQKAQQKLAAKAEQKKANK from the coding sequence ATGTTCCGTGCCGCTTCACATTCGCTGTCGCGCAAATTCTTTCTCGCCGTCGCGCGTTCCGTCGTCGTCGTTTCGCTCGGTGTCACGCTGCTCCTGGGCAGTGGTTGCGCGAGCGACAAGGCAGTAATTGCGCAGGCAAATGAATTTCATGGCGAGCTGAGCAAGGCGGTCATTACCGATCCTGAGCTATCCACCTATATCCAGACGGTGGGCGACCGCGTCGTCACGATCGCCGCCAAGCGGTTCTCGCAGGGCTACCGGCCCAAGTCGAAAGTAGACGAGGCGAGCGACTGGATGTTCTCCAAGGCAATGGAGTTTCACTTCGTCAACAGCAAGACGCTTAACGCGTTCACGACCGGCGGCGAGCACATGTATGTCTATACCGAGTTGTTCCGGCAATCGACCAGCGAGGACGCGCTGGCCGCCGTGATGGCGCACGAGTACGGACACGTCTTCGGGCGACACATTCACAACGGCATGAACCGACAGATGGCGGTACTGCTGGGATCGGGAGCGGCAGCGGCGGCGGGCTACGTCGCCGGCGGCGAGGAATACGCAGGCTACGGCGCGGGCCTGGGCATGCTCGCCGGCGGACTGGCCAACGCCGGCTTCAGCCGAAGCGACGAATCAGAAGCCGACAAGATCGGATTCGATTTTTACGTCGGTGCCGGCTGGCACCCGGATCACTTCGCCGATTTCTTCAGGACCATTCTCAAGATCGAGCAGAAGGCGGGGGGCGGTGGATCGGACTTCATGTCCACGCACCCGGCGACGGCCGAGCGCGTCGCCAACGCCGAGAAATGGGCCGCCGAATGGAAGGCCAAACACCCCGATTGGCAGCAGAAGCTCAAACCGCCGGTCGCCAACGCGGCACAATTCGCCCGGCTTCAGCAGCGGTCAATAGAAGTCGGCAAGGCGATGCCCGACGACAAGTCGCTCAACCAGGCAACCCTGCTGGCGGCGTTGCCGCGAAGCTGCATGTTCCCCGACGAGCCCCACCCGCCCGAAGTGCAAAAGGCCCAGCAGAAGCTCGCCGCCAAAGCCGAGCAGAAAAAGGCCAACAAATAG
- a CDS encoding GGDEF domain-containing protein — MIEPPAEPTPTPPAAEPALRVVRRDAVLQIGAVLLAIAVMAVFVRMLLGGKAASAAWAVQILLAAATVAGICWGAWQRYKLWTLPVRRLGDIVQAVRRGELPLDELSKVEGVPAVLVPVLRDLLQDLKNRRVEIHQLEQEMNQRVANRTDALERMLGTLREKASRDPMTGLLNRRMLDESLPKIIERCKAEHRALAVLMIDVDNFKMLNDTLGHAAGDELLRSIGQMIRSTARESDLSFRCGGDEFVVAMEGADAAAGKALSDRLVSLVDGLAKTLRVERRPRLSIGMALLRDIEEPTAKAILEAADRALYEVKFQHKRAAGAAQGKSSLVESR; from the coding sequence ATGATCGAGCCACCCGCCGAACCCACGCCAACCCCACCTGCCGCCGAACCGGCGCTCCGTGTGGTCCGCCGCGATGCGGTCTTGCAGATCGGTGCGGTGTTACTGGCCATCGCGGTGATGGCGGTATTCGTTCGGATGCTGCTCGGCGGAAAGGCCGCCAGTGCGGCCTGGGCGGTGCAGATCCTGCTTGCCGCCGCCACCGTTGCCGGCATCTGCTGGGGCGCCTGGCAGCGGTACAAGCTCTGGACGCTGCCGGTCCGGCGGCTGGGCGACATCGTGCAGGCGGTCCGCCGGGGCGAACTTCCGCTCGACGAGCTTTCGAAGGTCGAAGGGGTTCCTGCGGTGCTGGTGCCGGTATTGCGTGACCTGTTGCAGGATCTCAAGAACCGCCGGGTGGAAATCCATCAGCTCGAACAGGAAATGAACCAGCGGGTCGCCAACCGGACCGACGCGCTGGAGCGCATGCTCGGCACGCTGCGGGAGAAGGCGTCACGCGATCCCATGACCGGATTGCTCAACCGCCGGATGCTCGACGAATCGCTGCCGAAAATCATCGAGCGTTGCAAGGCCGAGCACCGCGCGCTGGCGGTGCTGATGATCGATGTCGACAACTTCAAGATGCTCAACGACACGCTCGGCCACGCCGCCGGCGACGAATTGCTGAGATCGATCGGGCAGATGATCCGATCGACCGCGCGCGAGTCGGATCTGAGCTTCCGGTGTGGCGGCGACGAGTTTGTCGTCGCGATGGAAGGCGCCGACGCCGCTGCCGGCAAGGCGCTGAGCGACCGGCTGGTTTCGCTGGTGGACGGCCTGGCCAAAACCCTGCGCGTCGAGCGCCGGCCGCGGCTGTCGATCGGCATGGCGCTGCTCCGCGACATTGAAGAACCGACCGCCAAGGCGATTCTCGAAGCGGCCGACCGGGCTTTGTACGAGGTGAAGTTCCAGCACAAGCGCGCGGCCGGCGCGGCCCAGGGCAAATCAAGTCTTGTCGAATCCCGCTGA
- a CDS encoding PKD domain-containing protein has product MFLVVSTSPVFAWIDPAWPFRRPIDVDWVADRATGDELIYADLYTGGTHQPDGSDLRVATADDKLLRTRVLTVGPGDRIRIAFPAVKGVSRYYAYFGHPKPPPLEPAMADIPRSAGLLMEMRELTQADINNAAELEKAWNAAEKVIGRTLIPHASLGVNPFGEQQRTISRFEGTFPVGFDGDYFFALSADDRAAVFIDGKPVIFTDAAIGDVRNNAAVRLSAGKRSLVIYHANLAGDGRFAVAFRRAETQRWQALSSDVLGKPLWGKAGALERPEQALIADFAVAYQGECFFAGGYSHRYQFTANPPRQGVAANYEWDFGNGQTATGPAATQVYLADGVYPVKLVVRDGTRSDTRTQRIAVSRDWEWTDRPTEEPLERHALVVAGYRADRLPPTWLPRAALLFVRAGKLDQALSAAAAGAAARVPADAGQVMTALTEAADAAVEAGRLPDAVKLWRLTPADSLLQPGPAKALALLQLWRQGDADGAAKTLAQLPMDDPDLKRALGQALVLSGKRAEGAKLLESLPMEDDPARRAAISGASARTVEFYIATKDADAGENAWAVWQQRLPTDFLQGHAVMLKVRLLELRKSNAAAANIAEAFARAVPDSPYSPPLLDRASRLIGEADLARSLSLRKLLKERYPEDPLSQ; this is encoded by the coding sequence TTGTTCCTGGTCGTCTCCACATCCCCCGTATTCGCCTGGATCGACCCCGCCTGGCCATTCCGCCGACCGATCGACGTGGACTGGGTCGCCGACCGCGCCACCGGCGACGAACTGATTTACGCCGACCTCTACACCGGCGGCACACACCAGCCCGATGGCAGCGATCTCCGCGTCGCCACCGCCGACGACAAGCTCCTTCGCACCCGAGTGCTGACGGTCGGCCCCGGCGATCGCATTCGTATCGCGTTCCCGGCGGTGAAGGGTGTGTCGCGGTACTACGCGTACTTCGGCCATCCGAAGCCACCGCCGCTCGAGCCCGCGATGGCCGACATCCCGCGTTCCGCCGGCCTGCTGATGGAAATGCGCGAGCTGACCCAGGCCGACATCAACAACGCCGCCGAGTTGGAGAAAGCGTGGAACGCGGCCGAAAAGGTGATCGGCAGGACGCTCATCCCGCACGCGTCGCTGGGCGTGAATCCGTTCGGCGAGCAGCAGCGGACCATCAGCCGGTTCGAAGGCACGTTCCCAGTCGGCTTCGACGGCGACTACTTCTTTGCGTTGTCGGCGGACGACCGGGCGGCGGTGTTCATCGACGGCAAGCCGGTCATCTTCACCGACGCCGCGATTGGCGACGTGCGGAACAACGCCGCCGTCCGCCTCAGTGCGGGTAAGCGGTCGCTGGTCATTTACCACGCCAACCTCGCCGGCGACGGACGGTTTGCCGTGGCTTTCCGCCGGGCCGAGACGCAGCGTTGGCAGGCACTGTCGTCCGACGTGCTGGGCAAGCCGCTGTGGGGCAAGGCAGGCGCGCTCGAACGTCCTGAGCAGGCATTGATCGCCGACTTCGCCGTCGCGTATCAGGGTGAATGCTTTTTCGCCGGCGGATACTCGCACCGCTATCAGTTCACGGCCAATCCGCCGCGGCAGGGCGTGGCGGCGAATTACGAATGGGACTTCGGCAACGGCCAGACGGCGACGGGGCCGGCGGCGACGCAGGTGTACCTGGCCGACGGCGTGTACCCGGTGAAGCTGGTCGTGCGTGACGGCACGCGCAGCGATACGCGCACGCAGCGCATTGCTGTCAGCCGGGACTGGGAGTGGACCGACCGCCCGACCGAGGAACCGCTGGAACGGCATGCCCTGGTGGTGGCCGGCTACCGGGCCGACCGACTGCCGCCGACGTGGCTGCCGCGGGCGGCGCTGCTGTTTGTCAGGGCGGGGAAACTCGACCAGGCGTTGTCAGCCGCGGCGGCGGGGGCAGCGGCTCGGGTGCCGGCCGACGCGGGGCAGGTGATGACGGCCCTCACCGAAGCCGCCGACGCTGCCGTCGAGGCCGGCCGACTCCCCGACGCCGTCAAGCTCTGGCGACTGACACCGGCCGATTCCCTCCTGCAACCCGGCCCGGCCAAAGCGCTCGCGTTGCTGCAACTCTGGCGGCAGGGCGACGCCGACGGGGCGGCCAAGACCCTGGCGCAATTGCCCATGGACGACCCGGACCTCAAGCGGGCGCTCGGCCAGGCGCTGGTGCTTTCGGGCAAGCGCGCGGAAGGGGCGAAACTGCTGGAATCGCTGCCGATGGAAGACGATCCCGCCCGCCGGGCGGCGATCAGCGGGGCATCGGCGCGGACGGTGGAGTTTTACATCGCAACCAAAGACGCCGATGCCGGCGAAAACGCGTGGGCCGTCTGGCAGCAGAGACTTCCGACCGACTTTCTGCAAGGCCACGCGGTGATGTTGAAGGTGCGATTGCTGGAGCTGCGCAAGTCCAACGCAGCGGCGGCGAACATCGCCGAGGCATTCGCCCGCGCCGTACCCGACTCGCCGTACAGTCCCCCACTGCTTGATCGCGCCAGCCGACTGATCGGCGAAGCCGACCTGGCGCGAAGCCTGAGCCTGCGCAAGCTGCTGAAGGAACGATACCCCGAAGACCCGCTGTCGCAGTGA